One window of the Solanum stenotomum isolate F172 chromosome 11, ASM1918654v1, whole genome shotgun sequence genome contains the following:
- the LOC125844679 gene encoding gibberellin 20 oxidase 2-like, with amino-acid sequence MDTFHQQTNIPKEFIYPKEDLIQAQEELNEPLIDLIGDINSVSMLVKTACLNHGFFQVINHGVDSKLINMAHAHVNHFFKLPLEVKLKVQKQHGSLWGYSGAHAERFTSRLPWKETLSFNFHENGGSNKSGIVVDFFESSLGKEFEQMGLVFERYCKEMKRVGLVIMEILGISLGVEKCYYKDFFKDTSSIMRCNFYPTCQDPNLVLGTPPHCDPNSLTILHQDQVGGLEVFVDNKWKSVQPRHDALVINIGDTFTALSNGIYKSCLHRAIVKTQVERISLAFFLCPKEDKVVVPPQHLLVSNSRIYPDFTWSDLLYFTQNHYRPDHNTLQNFTLWFLSSKQP; translated from the exons ATGGACACTTTTCATCAACAAACCAACATACCTAAAGAATTCATTTATCCCAAAGAAGACCTAATACAAGCACAAGAAGAGCTAAATGAGCCATTAATAGACCTAATTGGAGACATCAATTCTGTGTCCATGCTTGTCAAAACAGCTTGCTTGAACCATGGATTCTTTCAAGTTATAAACCATGGAGTTGAttctaaattaattaacatGGCTCATGCTCATGTCAATCATTTCTTTAAGCTTCCATTAGAAGTAAAATTAAAGGTTCAAAAACAACATGGTAGTTTGTGGGGTTATTCAGGTGCCCATGCAGAGAGATTTACTTCAAGATTGCCATGGAAAGAAACATTATCCTTCAATTTTCATGAAAATGGTGGCTCTAATAAGAGTGGTATTGTTGTTGATTTCTTTGAATCTTCACTTGGAAAAGAATTTGAACAGATGGG ATTGGTGTTTGAGAGATACTGCAAGGAAATGAAGAGAGTAGGACTTGTAATCATGGAGATACTTGGTATAAGCCTTGGTGTAGAAAAATGTTACTACAAAGACTTTTTCAAAGATACAAGTTCTATTATGAGATGTAATTTCTATCCAACTTGTCAAGATCCTAATTTAGTCCTTGGAACCCCACCTCATTGTGATCCAAATTCATTGACAATTCTTCATCAAGATCAAGTTGGAGGATTGGAAGTCTTTGTTGATAACAAATGGAAATCAGTCCAACCTAGGCATGATGCACTTGTCATCAATATTGGTGACACTTTTACG GCACTATCAAATGGAATATACAAAAGTTGCTTGCACAGAGCAATAGTTAAGACACAAGTTGAAAGGATATCTTTGGCTTTTTTCTTGTGTCCAAAGGAGGACAAAGTGGTGGTACCCCCACAGCATCTTCTTGTCTCCAACTCAAGAATTTATCCGGACTTCACATGGTCTGATTTGCTCTATTTTACACAAAATCACTATAGACCTGATCATAATACTCTACAAAACTTCACTCTTTGGTTCCTTTCTTCTAAGCAGCcatag
- the LOC125845614 gene encoding uncharacterized protein LOC125845614 isoform X1, giving the protein MESSSYELNASVSSLEFLSLFLFRPLLAIVFVFSLLILGWFLAWKLVLVHVPLVQEIFGLRKKTVKPKPENRGRFTQIYNNMDSQSSASQW; this is encoded by the exons ATGGAGTCGTCTTCCTATGAGCTGAATGCCTCCGTATCATCGTTGGAATTTCTCAGTTTATTCCTCTTTCGTCCCCTTCTTGCTATCGTCTTCGTCTTCTCCTTACTTATATTAG GTTGGTTTTTAGCTTGGAAATTAGTGCTGGTTCATGTTCCTTTGGTACAAGAAATCTTTGGTTTGCGGAAGAAAACCGTCAAGCCGAAACCTGAAAATCGGGGTCGGTTCACTCAAATTTACAACAACATGGACTCACAATCTTCTGCTTCCCAGTG GTAA
- the LOC125845036 gene encoding E3 ubiquitin-protein ligase BRE1-like 1: MENLLPLDTAVLLHQNQKLSQKLEAQKIEIAVLEEKFTELRDKQKPYDNTLSVIQKSWEELVGELEICSMRTEDPIRHGNASNHQSCAEDGSVYACDDSFLSRLLQTGATESSSDVNTQTEYEQMKMDDQKIMKIFRNIVSTVDDIRQMKDKLCAAVLEVLPEDGSCLQKSSSDLHIGVKNLIQTINELHLKHRSLAGALQNHRDTDAKNKAELKCLRGELEKTIAHLDESNRKLAILKAEKDAAKGVLFPVLNLGNKHSANDKARDKQRDMQDMESTLKEYLDQSSFRLFELKRLHEERIDILKQLSNLQNKLKNVKAICSSQPYILVKDQLAKAKEDVSLYQSLYEKLQVEKDNLSWREKEMNLKNDITDVFRRSSTIADSRIAWLEKEMQKHMQERNMIEAKLEEASREPGRKEIIAEFKKLVSSFPETMGDMQNQLSNYKETASDVHSLRADVQSLSSILDRKSKEIETLSAKSASQVTEMLKLQAMVNDLKESDMHLKLILEMYKRESAFSRDVFEARGSEYRAWACVQSLKTSLDEHNLEVRVKSAIEAEANSQQKLGAAEAEIAELRQKLDASKRERSRLSEVLKSKHEETEAYLSEIETIGQAYDDMQAQNQQLFQQITERDDYNIKLVLEGVRARQQRDCLAWESQITERAVEDANTMVNSYEMKAAKIDDQLRGCSDLVQKLADDRGQNSLALENTQKRFLDVRKSSQQLQETLEEWQSKIDKVRVDLAQLQIELEKERFERKRAEEDVEALRRKTSRLRSHIEGSSVIEKLQQKLREYKEILNCSICFDRRKEVVLAKCYHLFCNPCIQKIVETRHRKCPVCSASFGANDVKAVYI, translated from the exons ATGGAAAACTTGCTACCG CTTGACACTGCGGTTCTGCTACATCAAAACCAAAAACTTTCTCAAAAGCTTGAAGCTCAGAAGATTGAGATTGCAGTTCTTGAAGAAAAATTCACTGAGTTGAGGGACAAACAGAAGCCATATGATAACACTCTGTCTGTTATTCAGAAATCATGGGAAGAG TTGGTTGGTGAATTGGAAATCTGTTCTATGCGCACAGAGGATCCGATAAGACATGGAAATGCAAGTAACCATCAATCTTGCGCAGAAG ATGGTTCTGTCTATGCATGCGACGATTCTTTCTTAAGTCGCCTTTTACAAACTGGTGCAACTGAAAGCAGCTCTGATGTTAACACTCAAACGGAATATGAACAGATGAAAATGGATGATCAAAAGATCATGAAAATATTCCGGAATATAGTATCCACTGTAGATGACATTAGGCAAATGAAGGACAAGTTGTGTGCTGCAGTTCTTGAGGTGCTTCCTGAAGATG GATCATGCCTCCAAAAGTCATCGAGTGATTTGCATATAGGAGTTAAAAATCTTATACAAACAATAAATGAACTTCATTTGAAGCATCGATCCCTGGCTGGTGCATTGCAGAATCATAGAGATACCGATGCTAAGAATAAAGCCGAGCTTAAGTGTTTAAGAG GGGAGTTGGAGAAAACCATTGCACATTTGGATGAAAGTAACAGAAAATTGGCAATTCTAAAAGCAGAGAAAGATGCTGCCAAGGGGGTTCTCTTCCCTGTCCTGAATCTTGGAAATAAGCACTCTGCTAATGATAAGGCGAGAGATAAGCAGAGAGACATGCAGGATATGGAGTCCACACTTAAGGAGTATTTG GACCAATCCTCTTTCCGTTTATTCGAACTCAAGCGTCTTCATGAAGAAAGGATAGACATATTGAAGCAGTTGTCTAATTTACAG AACAAACTAAAGAATGTGAAAGCCATATGCTCTTCCCAACCATATATCTTGGTTAAAGATCAACTTGCGAAAGCTAAAGAAGATGTATCTCTGTATCAGTCCTTATACGAGAAACTACAG GTGGAGAAAGACAATCTTTCGTGGAgggaaaaagaaatgaatttgAAGAATGATATAACTGATGTTTTTCGGCGATCTTCCACCATTGCTGATTCCAGAATAGCCTGGCTAGAAAAGGAGATGCAGAAACACATGCAAGAAAGAAATATGATTGAGGCCAAGCTGGAAGAAGCATCAAGAGAACCTG GTAGGAAAGAAATTATTGCAGAATTTAAGAAATTGGTTTCTTCATTCCCTGAAACCATGGGCGATATGCAGAATCAACTAAGTAATTATAAGGAGACTGCTTCAGATGTTCATTCACTACGAGCTGATGTTCAGTCACTTTCCAGTATTCTTGACCGGAAG TCAAAAGAGATAGAAACATTGTCTGCCAAGTCAGCTTCCCAGGTGACTGAAATGCTGAAGTTGCAAGCTATG GTTAATGATTTGAAAGAGAGTGATATGCATTTAAAGCTCATTTTGGAAATGTACAAGCGTGAATCTGCTTTCTCAAG GGATGTTTTCGAGGCTCGGGGTTCCGAGTACAGAGCTTGGGCATGTGTTCAGAGTTTGAAGACTTCTCTTGATGAACACAATTTGGAAGTGAGAGTGAAATCTGCTATTGAAGCCGAGGCTAACTCCCAGCAGAAGCTAGGTGCTGCAGAAGCTGAGATTGCTGAGCTGAGACAGAAGTTGGATGCTTCTAAAAG GGAACGGTCTAGACTCTCGGAAGTCTTGAAGTCCAAGCATGAAGAAACCGAGGCCTACCTCTCTGAGATTGAG ACAATTGGGCAGGCCTACGATGATATGCAAGCTCAAAATCAGCAGCTTTTCCAGCAAATCACAGAGAGAGATGATTACAATATAAAG CTTGTTTTAGAAGGAGTACGGGCAAGACAACAGCGGGATTGTTTGGCCTGGGAAAGTCAAATCACAGAGAGAGCAGTTGAAGATGCCAATACAATGGTCAATTCCTATGAAATGAAAGCTGCCAAAATTGATGACCAG TTGAGGGGATGCTCGGACTTGGTCCAGAAACTTGCTGACGATAGGGGTCAGAATTCTCTTGCTTTGGAGAACACCCAAAAACGGTTTTTAGATGTAAGAAAATCTTCCCAGCAATTGCAGGAGACGCTGGAAGAATGGCAATCCAAGATCGACAAAGTTCGAGTTGATCTTGCACAGTTGCAGATAGAACTAGAGAAAGAAAG GTTTGAGAGAAAAAGAGCAGAGGAGGATGTAGAAGCTCTGAGGAGAAAGACTTCACGTTTGAGATCACACATTGAAGGGTCATCTGTTATTGAGAAGCTTCAGCAGAAACTAAGGGAATACAAGGAAATACTCAattgtagtatttgctttgataGGCGCAAAGAG GTTGTCCTCGCGAAATGTTACCATCTCTTTTGTAATCCGTGTATCCAAAAAATTGTAGAGACTCGTCACCGCAAATGCCCTGTCTGCTCTgcaagctttggagcaaatgatGTGAAGGCCGTTTATATCTGA
- the LOC125845614 gene encoding uncharacterized protein LOC125845614 isoform X2, whose amino-acid sequence MESSSYELNASVSSLEFLSLFLFRPLLAIVFVFSLLILGWFLAWKLVLVHVPLVQEIFGLRKKTVKPKPENRGRFTQIYNNMDSQSSASQ is encoded by the exons ATGGAGTCGTCTTCCTATGAGCTGAATGCCTCCGTATCATCGTTGGAATTTCTCAGTTTATTCCTCTTTCGTCCCCTTCTTGCTATCGTCTTCGTCTTCTCCTTACTTATATTAG GTTGGTTTTTAGCTTGGAAATTAGTGCTGGTTCATGTTCCTTTGGTACAAGAAATCTTTGGTTTGCGGAAGAAAACCGTCAAGCCGAAACCTGAAAATCGGGGTCGGTTCACTCAAATTTACAACAACATGGACTCACAATCTTCTGCTTCCCAGTG A